The Sinorhizobium fredii USDA 257 region GGCCGGCAGCAGAAGTGCTGCCGCTAGGTGCAGTTGATCCCCTCAAAGCAACAAAGCCTCCTGTGTGGTCTCGACTGGCAGCAGTGTCATCCGCTCGGCCGAAAACGGCCGCTGCAGCGCCTTGGCATCCTTCCACTCGGCGGTCAGCCACAGTTCGATCTCGGCTGGGTCGGTCAGGATGACCGGCATCGCCTTAGGATGGATCGGCTTCACTAGCGCGTTCGCTTCGCAGGTGAGGAAGGCGAACAGCTCGTGCTCGCCGGTGCGCGGGGTCCTTATCGAGCCGCGCGCGCCCTTCCATGGCGTCCAGATGCCGGCGAAGAAGGCAAGCGGCTGCTGGTCATCGATGGCGAACCAGCGGGCCGTCTTCTTTGGCCTGGTGTCCTCGTATTCGCAGAAGGCTGTCCACGGCACGAGGCAGCGGTTGTTGACGCCGGTCCAGCCGCGCCAGTGCGGAGAATCGAGGTTGCGGATATTGGTGACGCCAT contains the following coding sequences:
- a CDS encoding SOS response-associated peptidase, with the translated sequence MCNRYRIEVQFDELWHAARPHRDMTNRANPTTEVFPDKLGPVVRNSADGERELVNLTWGMPSPPTVTNGRPDYGVTNIRNLDSPHWRGWTGVNNRCLVPWTAFCEYEDTRPKKTARWFAIDDQQPLAFFAGIWTPWKGARGSIRTPRTGEHELFAFLTCEANALVKPIHPKAMPVILTDPAEIELWLTAEWKDAKALQRPFSAERMTLLPVETTQEALLL